Genomic segment of Phycisphaerales bacterium AB-hyl4:
GGTTTAAGCCTGTGTCGGGAAGGGGAACATTGCCCGGCTCGTAAGGCATCCAGATTCCGCCATTCGGCGTGTCAAGAAAGACATACCGACTGTCCTTCGTCAGGCCATAAATGCGACTGCGCGTAAACGATTGATCCCATTGTGCAATAGTCTGTCTGGTGCCTTTTGCTTCGTTGATTTCGCGTAGTTGCGTGCCCCCGAAGGTCAGGTAGTAAACGTCGGGGTCATCGGGAGCCCATATCGGATGTCGACTATCGTCCAGCCGGGGTTGGATGCGCGAGTAATCTGCGTTGACCAGTCCGCCCCGCATCACGTCCCCGTCCTTCGTAGGCCGATGGCCGGGAACGAACAGGCGGGACGCGTTCGCATTCCATGCCGACCAGACCGAAGAAGTGGTGGTGTGTTCAGTGAATGGCGCATCGTCGACCATCCAGATCGGCGTGCCGTGCTCAACATCCTCAAAGATCAGCCGGTGCGTTCGCAGGCCATCGTCTTCAAAAAACAGGTCATAAGGCTTTACGCCGTGGCGTTCCATGAACGCGTCCAGGCCTTGGACTGATGGATCGACTGCACTGTATCGATCGCGCGATGCATCGCGAAGCTGCGCCGGCCCCCCCACAGCGAGCCGGGAACTGCCGCTGCCACTGATGAACTTGATCGCCAATACGTTCGTGCCTTGTTGAAGCGAGGCATTGACGACATGGTCAGTGATCGACGGCGGCCAATGTTCGTTGCCTTCGTCAATCGTATTGACAACTTCCTTACCGTTTACCCACGCCTGCATCCACCAGTCGGCCCCCATACCGAGCGACACCTGCTGAGCCGAGCCTGATTCGATTTCGAGAAAGACATAGGCGGTGTTACCCGGCGCGAGCCCGCCGAAGAGCGGTACGAAATCGAAGACATCACCATCGCCGGGCGTCACCGTCTGAGGCTCAACGGTGCGATCGTTTACTTTCAAGGCGGCGGGGACTGTGGAAAGCTGATCCTCAGCGACGGCATCGTCCCGGTGAAGCGGGAGAAACACCGTCCATTGCTCAGGCCAAGCGACATCCCCTACGACCTGTCGTGACGGTTTGGGTGAAACGTCACCTTGTGCCGGCATTTGCCCACTGACGACAATCGTTATAAGTAACATTAAACCGATGATTCGCACTTGTTTCGCTTTCGTTGAAGTCGCTTTTGGCATTGACACGTCCGAGGCCATTACCCGTCAGTCGAAGGCGGGGTCATTGTTGCGGTTGTAATAGCTCCAGATTCGCGACCCTGAAGCGTTGATTTCCGGCACATCTGAACGTGTTGTGACATGGCCGCCGACCCAGAGCAGATTGGCAACACGTTGGCTACCGTGCCGGGGGTAAACGTGAAACAGGCTGCTATCGTTTCGCAGCAAGTAGCTGGAGCCCCCGTTTTCCCATGTATGGCCACTATCCGCGACCAGCAGGTGATTGGGCGTCTCGGGTCGTTGCGAAACATCGCGCCCGGCAAGGCGTTGATTCATGCCGTAGGAAGGCTGGAACGTAGCTCGCAGATCATATTGACTGTAGATGCTGTTGAAGTCAGTCGGGTCTTCGGGGCACTCGAAGACCCCCTGGCGGCCATACTCGTTCGCTTCATCGGTGTTCCTCGGGGGCTGTAGACCCACATACGGTCCCAGATGCCCTGTCGCCCACACGATGCCGCCGGGCGAGTAGGTCCAAGGCAGATAATCATCGTGATCGTCGCGATACATCATGAATGCGAGGCCAATCTGCCTGAGATTGGATGCACACGAGATGGTGCGTGCGCTGTCTCTTGCACTGGATAAGGCGGGTAGCAGAATTGCAATCAATATCGCAATAATAGAAATGACAACGAGAAGTTCGATCAGCGTAAATGCATGCTTACAAATGTATCGGGGGGCTTTGGGCATAGGTCACTTCTTTCTGGAGCGGAGGCGACTGAACCGTGTCATTCTGAAATAGGGTTTCACGCTGGAGGCGTTTGTGGCAGATAGATTGACTAAGTACGTTGCTGTTCTTCGCGAACACCGGAGCGAATCGATTGGGTCCGTTTGCTAGTCGATGCTGAACCAACCGGTCGCATCCGACGAATCAGTTTCGGATTGAAAAACAATTCAGACGCAAGCCAAGCCGCGCCTCGGTGAGCAGCCTGCCCGAAATCGTCAATCACACTGATCTCTGTGGTTCCACGCCGCGATGGATGCAACCACGGCTCAAGGCCTCGCCGGAAGGCTGGCAACAGAATTTCCTCCGGCAAGCCGAGACCAGACTGGATGAGGATCGCATCCGGATTGCTCGCCTGAGCCAGATAATGGAAGTATTCACCGAAACGTTCCGCAGCTTCGACAAGCACCTTTCGGACAACCGGGTTGCCTGCCTTTGCCTGTTCGCGAAGGCCGGGCAGATCGATATCCGCAAACTCCGGTTGCATCGCCTGCAACTGCTTGAGCAGCGCCCAGCCCCCAACCTCGGCTTCAATGCAGCCACGGCCGCCGCAGTAGCACGGCCGACCATCCCGAACCACCTGGATATGCCCAAACCCACGCCAGTGCGAAAGCATCTGCCCGTAAGGCTCGGCCGGTGAAGCCGGCGACCAGGTAATGCCGCCACCCCAAATCAGGATCGCGACGCGTTGCGGCTTTTCCTGCGCGGCGATAATGCCCGCACATAATGCCTGCATATCCGCTATGGAGGACACATGGCAATTCGTGATTTTCCGAACCGTTCGCTCAACCGGAAGGTTGGCGATATTCGGAAAATGCACGCATGTCTCAAGCGAACCATCAACCGGATGAATGCCGCCCGGCAGGACGAGCGTCACTGCTCTTAAATGAAGCCCTTTCCCTGTGGCGACGTCGAGCATTTCCTTCGCAGCCGACGAGAATACTTCCAGGAGCGATTCATTATCGATCGTCCGGTCGTGAGGAACCGTCCGGTCCCAAATGCCCACACCATCCATACGCATAAGCGATGCCTTGGTGGACGAATCGCTCGGGTCGAGCGTCATCACACCAACCAGGTTCGTGGAACGATCGACTTCCAGAACGTCGGCCGGTCGCCCCCTCGTCGGACGCCGCGTCCCCACGGTATGAACCAGCCTGTTGTCACGAAGCACGGAGATGGTCTTATTGACCGCAGCCCGTGACAGGCGAACCCGTTTGCCAAGTTCAGGCTGACTGATGGGCCCCTCTCGGTAGATCAACGTAGCAATGGCTTGCTGACTGCCGTGGCCCTGCATGATGTCTGGAAATGTTGCCACAGACTAGACTTTCATGCGCCCGGCCGTTGCAGATGCATCGACCATCTGGCGTTCGGAACGAATCAGGTGAAACCGAGGCGTTCGCAGAGAAACGATTGCCAGAAGAGTACCACGCCACATTTGTTTTGTCAACGATAAAAAACAAACTATTCCTCAGCGAAATCTGGGTGTAACGTGGGGCTCTGCCGCGGAGCCCGGTCTGCGGTTTCACTGAAGGGCTTGTGTGGCAATCGCACGCGAAGGGAGCGGCCTGCGGGGGGCGGCTATTTCGGCCCGTTCCCTTACGAAGATTACAGTTCCTTCCGCGCCCTTCCTAACGGTTTATTCGACACGGCCCTGGTCGCCTGCCGTGACGTGAACACCGATGCGAGACTGACGTGAACCATGTGAAAGTGACTGACCGCAATACCCATGCACAGGTCGTTCCCGGTGCGAGCAACCAGAAAGGGTTGAATCCTCAAGTAGTGCTTCAGCTATGTCTACGTCGGCGCGAGCTCCTGTATCGCTTCACGTACCTGAAGCGAAATACCATCTAATTGTTGCGGAAGTTAAAACCCCAGAACGGACGACTGCCGCTGTGATACTCGCCGCCGATGTCATATTCTTGCACGCTGACCATCTCCACATGCGCGTCCAGAAACACGACGTTGCGAAACTCATCGCGATGCGTCGGGGCGCGAAGCAACGCCTGCCATGCGGTGGTTGTTGTTGTGACAAACGTGTTGTAAGTGTCCAAATCAGCTTTCAAGGTGCCGTCTTGAGCGAAATGTGTTTGCGAAGGCTGGGGCACCTGATCGAACCGGGTCCCATCGCCGAACGGTTGCTGGTGGAACTGGACGATGGCGACCTGATCGACTGGGACCTGTGGCACATCGACGGCAGTTCGATCCGCGGCAGCCGGGCGGCGGGCGGGGCGGCGGCGAAATCTTTGAAAAAAGGCCCGCCGAACCGACGGACCACGCGCTGGGCCGCAGCCGAGGCGGGTTCGGCACGAAGTTGCACTTGATTGTTGCTGGTGCTCCGCTTCGGCGTGGAGGGATCGATAGATCGGGCGTAACGCTGTTTGAGGCGCTTGGGCATCTCGGTCAGCAGTCGATCACGCACATCGGGCGGAAGGAAATCGCGCATCAGCGGCATCTCGACCCACACCCAGTCCTCGGGCGGACGCAGTCGCTTGGGCGGTGATTCGTCATGCGAACAGAATTTTGCTGATCCCGGGGGGAAGCAGTTACTTTAACCCGCACAGACGTAAACTGGCCCGCTTTGGGGACCAAACGGGGACAGTGGGGGCCCGCGGGTGGGGGCGATGTGCAATAAAAATGGCTCGTAGACGCTTGTGCGTGCATACGAGCCATTTAAGCGGAGAGGGCGGGTCGAAAATCCCCTCTTTATGCATAAGTCAGCGTGACGCCCGTAAAACGGGGGTGTCGGCGTGTTATAGGGCGCTGTTTGAGGCGATCCGTCGGCAGCCGTGATGGTTCTTGATGGAGGTTTTCGGTGCCGTGAGCGACAAAGCCAGCACGCGGGCACCGCCGGTGACCGTGTATAATCATACACCAATATTTGTTCAGATCGGCTGCACGGTTCGGCGGGTACGTGTGTAGCATCAACGTTGTCTGATTCGATGTTTGAGAGTGGTCGTAGTACATCCATAGTTGAAGGTGGTATGCTCGCCTTCCAAGAAGCCGCTGGTCACAAGACAGCCGAGGCTACGAATCGTGGCAGATCGGGCAGGTCGCGGCTCTGAGCTCTGCGGCTCCGGCTTTTCAGACCAGGCCGTCCAACCTCGTATCCGCCGGGGCTGCTCAGGACAGCGCCGGGTAAGAGTATGGAGTCAGCGATAACCCAACTTCGTGTCGCCGCGCGGGATGAAACCGAGGAGAACGATTCGTCATTGGCCTATCTGATGCGCCTCGCGGAGGCGGCGGGTCCGCTGTTGATCAATTTCGAGGATCTGGTGGGCATGACCCTGGACCATCCAGAACTCCGCCTGCCCGATGAGATGCGGATGCACAAGGGGCCGCTTTGTCAGTGGGCGAAGGAATTCCTCCGAACGGAACGCGGGCTGCTCGTGTGCTCGACAAACAAGTACATCGCCAACCGCAAAGCGCTGCATCGTACCGACCCGCTCATCGGTCAATGTTACCTGGGCCTGACCGACATTTGCCAGCCATTGATCTACCGTCAGCAGGTGATGGGCATCTTCTACTACGGTTCGGTGGTGCTGGCGGAGCATCAGCAGCGGTTGCGAGAGCGGGTCATCGCTGAATGTCGTCGGCAACATCTGGACATGGACCAGGCGCTGACGGCGCTCGAACAGGTGCCAGTGCTGCGGTTGCATGAACTGCCGCTATACGAGGCTCGCCTGAGCAAGCTTTGTCAGATCGTGGCCACGATACTCGACGGCTTGGGGTTGCCGGCCGACTGCTACCACTCGTTCGGCCGCGCGAAGGAAGCCCGGGTCGCGTTTGGCGGAACCCCACGATTGGTGGTGCGGGCGGTGCGTGTGATCAATACCTATCTCGACCACCCGTTGACGCTGGTGTCGATCGCCAAGCGTTTGCAGTGCCATCCGAAGTATCTCGGAAGAGTCTTCCAGCGGTCGATGGGGCTGTCGGTGGCCGACTTTCTACTGAAAACCCGGATCGAACGAGCCTGTAACCTCTTGAAAATCGGGCGCTTGGACGTGACACGCGTGGCTTACGAGGTCGGCTTTACGGACAAAAGCAATTTTTCGCGCTCGTTCCGCAAAATCATGGGTATGCCACCGGGCCAGTATCGCAAGCAGTTCAAGGTTGACTACACGACACAGAACGCAAAGCAAGGTGTAAAACAAGTACCCAAATGACAACAATGAGTCATTTTGGTGACAACAGTCGCGCCAGGGCGTGTCGTAAGCTTCGTGCATGTCTAACGCTGAGGCTCCCAATCGAACGCTCCGGGAAGATCTGACCACGCCCATCGCCGAGCAGGCGGGCGTGGTGGTTTGCGGAGGTGGACCGGCGGGCGCGGCGGCGGCTATCGCGGCGGCCCAAACGCAACGCCACCTCGGCATCATCCCCAACGTCCGGCTTATCGAGACCCACGGCCAACTCGGCGGCGTGTGGACCAGCGGCCTGCTGTCGTGGATCCTCGACGCTCGCAACAAGACCGGCCTGATGCAGCAAATCATGCAACGCGTCGAGGCCTGTCGTGTCGATCTCGGCGGGCGACCGAACCGGCGGCGCGGTGGTCAGCTTTATGACGCCGAGCATATGAAACTGCTGCTCGAAGAGATGTGCACAGAAGCTGGCGTTCGCCTGCTGTTGCATACCCGGGTCGTCGCCGCCTATCAGCAAAACGGCAAACTCACGCACATCGTCACTGAATCGAAGAGCGGGCGCGAGGCCTTCGCCGCCAGTTGTTTCATTGACTGCACCGGCGACGGCGACCTCGCCGCCCAGGCCGGTTGCAGCTACGACTTCGGGCGATTCGATGCCAAGTCGTCGACGCCCCCCGCGTGTCAGCCCATGACGCTTATGGCCATGATCACCGGCGTCGACCGCGACGCAATCAGGCCGTTCTACGATCGCCAGCAATACACCAAACTCGAAGTCAAGCAGGCCATGCGCGCCGAGTTCGACCGGGCCGGCGTCAATCCGTCATACAGTCATCCCACTTTGTTCGAGGTTTACCCCGACCTCTTCGCGTTGATGACCAATCACGAGTATGACCGCGACCCACGGAACGCTCAGGCCGTCACCAATGCCACCATTGCCGCTCGGCGCGAAATATACGAACTCACCAAGGCGCTTCGGGGACTGGGCGACCCGTGGCGAGACCTGCGTGTGGTGGTCACGGCAGCACAGATCGGCATCCGCGAGAGCCGACGGCCGGCCGGGTTGTATCGCATTTGTCTCGATGACCTGGCCGTCGGTCGACGTCACGACGATGCGGTATGCGAATGCAGCTTCCCCATTGACGTGCACGCCACGTCGAACAAGGGCGATCGCAGCGTCGAAGCGTCGCCTGTGTCCAAAACGCTTCCCTACGACATCCCCTTCCGCGCGCTGGTGGCGCGCGACGTGGATGGACTGCTCATGGCCGGCCGCTGCATCAGCGGCGACTTCTATGCCCACTCCTCGTACCGCGTGACTGGCAACGCTGTGCCCATGGGCGAGGCCGCCGGTTGCGCCGCAGCGCTGGCATCTGTTCGTGGATGTTCCGTTCGTGATCTCGATTATGTCGCAGAGGTTCGCCCCATTCAGCAATCGCTCTTTAACGCGTCTCATGTGGCTGATGACCGCGATCGTCGCCGCACAGCCATGACTGTTTAGCGTCGTCAGGCAACGATCCACAAAATGCGCAACGACCTGTACGTTTTGTATCCATAACCTCTCAGGTTTCTAATTTTCAAAAGGAGAAACAAGATGAAGCTTCAAGTCACGCAACGTTTGTTCCCACGTGCGATCACCCTCGCAGGGCTAGGTTTTGCCGTGGTCGGCTCTGTGTTTGGTACTGCTGCGCATGCAGATGTTATTGTGAGTTCTGACCTGACCTATCTCACCACCTCTCGCGCGGAGATGACAGCGGTCGACGACAATGTCACCGTTTCAGAATACACCGCTCACGGAAATACTGCTTTCAGTACTTCCAGAACGCATTTCATCCGCGTCGACACCGCCGGCAACGCCGCCAGACTCGCGACGATCAGTGATTCGGTCGATAATGATCTGTATGGCGAGTTTGAGATCACGGTCGATTCGGGTTGGCAGATGAATCTGTCGTCGCTGGATATCGGCATGCAACTCAGCCGCGGCGCCGACACCGAGTCGTTCACCGTCCACCTTCGCAGCAGTCTCGACAACTTCGCCGAGGATATTGCAGCCACCACACTCGGGGGCGATGGCAGCGTGAATGTCGTTAATGGCTCGGGTTCATTCGACCTGAGCGACGCGGCGTTCCAGGCGTTGACCGATAGCGTGACTTTCAGGATGTACATGGTGACTGACATCGGCTCGCGCACCGACGGCAGCCAGTATGTCCGGATTATGCCCGACGTCGTTCTCAACGGCACTGTCGTGCCTGAGCCGGGCACGTTGGGGCTGGCGGCACTCGGAAGTGTGTTCGTGCTGGGGCGCTGCCGGCGCGTGCGTACCGCCTGATGAACGCAACATGTTCAAACCCACTTGCCGTCATATATGTCGGATTCAGTAAGACTGAAATAATTTTTTTTACAGGTATTAGAAAACTCAATGAACAAGTTCAGCAAGTTGTCCTTACGCTCATTCATGCCCGGCGTCCTGGCTTGCCTTCTCGCGTGGGCAATCCAACCCGCGTTAGCAGACGAGGTCGTAGTGCTCGATGGGCCGCAGGCCGAAGCCTGGCGGCAGGCGATATCCCAGCGCGCCACGGTCAGCGATGTCCGCGCGATGGATCAGGTCCCTGAACAGGCGACGTTGATCATTCCGGACCGGTTGTTGACCCGGACAGAACTGGAGCACCTCAAGTCACTGCCGCGGAGCGTTCGCGTGCTGGCGATCGGCCGCAGTGCGTATTCTGAGAACGGCTCCAGTGCGGCAAGCGTACTCGGCGTCGGCAAGCACTTTCAGTACATTCCACTGCTGTACCCGGCCTGGCTGGATTATGATATGGATCGCTATAAAAGTATCGCCCGATGGACCGCTGAGCAAGGGGCACACGGAATGGGCGTGTTCGCCTACGTCCACACGCTGCCGGATCGCAGCGAGGCGCCCAACTTTGAAGTCATTCGCGACGTCTTCGGCGCTTATGAAAGCTGGAAGAAAGAGGAAGTGCTTGACGAGCCACGCTCGCCGGGGCTGAAGCAAACCCCGCTGGTTCTGTTCATGCACAGGCGAGACACGCTGCGTGCAGGACCTGAGGAGGCGGTGGACTGGGCGCGCAAGCTCAACGCCAACACGATCTCGGTCGAGGTCAGCCGGGTGCGCACACGCAGCGTGTATCCGAGCCAGTTCACCTACGAAGGTGAGCATGAATTCCAGGGTCGCATGGTCACACCGGAGAACGATCTGGACTATCTGCCCCGCATGCTTGCCGCGGCGGAGGAAGCCGACATCGCCATCCACGCCAACATCATGACCAAGCACAGCCCTCGACCGACCGAGCCACATGAAAGGCAGGTCATGTCCAGCGACTTTGGTTCAGGCGAAGACCCGCCCCGTGAAGCACCTTGCCCGATCTCCGGCGCGAGACATTACGACGACATGGCGGCCATGGTCGAGGAAATGTTGACAAAATATCCGCAGATCGCAGCGATCGAACTGGATGAGCCGCGGATCTACAATCGAGGTTGGATCGACTGGGCGTGTTTCTGCCAGGGCTGCAATGAAGTCTTCAAAGAACGCTATGGCTATAACCTCACGCCGGCGAACGTGATTGATTATCCGCAGTTCGAAGACTCCGAGCCTGACGAACGGCGGGCTCACACGACTGAGGGAGGACGACAATCGATCAATGCCGACTTTCAGGAGTTCCGCACCTGGATGATGAACGAGTTGCTGCTTGAAAAATTTCGTCGGGCGATCAACCGCGTCAAGCCTGACACGGCCCTGGTCGTCTGGCAGCCGCGAACATACGAGGCCTTTGGTTTCTCGCCCGGCGCGATCAACTACGGCGTCAGTGTGTTCGGCCCGGAGTACATGGATGGCCCCGGCTCCCCCCGCTACCTCAATCACCCTGACACTTTTTATCCACGGCACGAACGTGTCGTACGCGCGGTGGATGTCCAAGACGACGAAGCCCAGTCGCTGGACGCCGAGATCGTCCGCGTGGACCTGTTCCACCTGGCCCAGCCGCTGCTGTGGGGCGAAGCGGAAGATCGAAGCCGATGGGTGCTGCTGAGCTCAGCCCAGGACGGCCGAGTCATGTATGTCGCGTTCGATCCACTTCGCGATGACCAGGCACATGACGTTCTAGGCCGGATACTCAACTGGATCGGAAACTAACTTATTCGGGGGTGTGAAGTAGGAAATTACAATGCACACAAACGCACCGTCTCAGTGCCGAAGAATGAAACGTTGGTCGCGCTCTTTCCAGAATAAGATGCCGTCGAACTGGCGACGCCGACGAGCGTTCACTCTGATCGAGCTTCTAGTGGTCATTTCGATCATAGCGATTTTGATCGCGTTGCTATTGCCCGCACTTTCATCTGCACGCAACACGGCACGCGGGGCAGTCTGCCTGAGCAATATTCGTCAGTTGGGCACAATCTTTCACCATTACGCCTTGGACAGCGATGGCTACCTTCCCCGCAGGGTGTGGCAGGACATGCCAAGCGTCAGCACAGGCTACACCTGGCCCGCGGAACTGTGGGCTCGCGGCTATGTCGTGGATGTTCGAACGTATTCCTGCCCGGAGATGGAGTCTCTGGGCGCAAGGGCAGACTTTGAAAGGCAGAGGGGCTGGCTCGGCAATCGAGAGGCCACCGCCTCTGTCATGAGTCAGGACTTCTGGCGGGAATCCCATTATGGGTATAACGTGCGAAACCTTGGGTCGAATTTTCGTAATAACCCGAACTCAGGTTGGACAGGGCCCAGTGCCCGTCTTGAAGAGATTCGCTCGTCTTCAAAGACGTTGTTGCTGGCGGATTCGGTGAACCCGTTCAGATTCTATGGCGAAAACCGACTGTTCGGGGCTTACGATCTGATTGATACCTTTGGAACAACACGCCATTCTGGAGGCCTGCACGCTCGTCATGCGAGCAGCGTTAACATTCAATGGGCTGATGGGCACGCAACCAGTGTGAACACCGATCCGTTTAACCCATATCAGACACTTGGCGATGCAAGTTTATCGAGTGACACCATCTGGGCACGATGATCGGCGGCGTGTTTCGCGACCGTCGCAGGCTTGGATGTTTAGTCTCGGCTGGACGATGCCACCGTGCGGATCACGACGTACGCCTATGACTTCCGAGGCCGGCGGCTGAACGAGACCGGCGAACTGAACCATCATGTGGCGTACGTCTACGACAGCCTGAATCGGCTGGTGCAGACGGAGCGCTTCGACGGTCCAGCCGGAAATCTGTTGGGCCGCGAAGAGATGCTGTACGACGACCGCGGGCGAGTCTACCAGCAGATCGTGCACGGTGTGGATCCGGCCACAGGCAACGTGACCGAAAGCCTGGTCAGCGCCAACTGGTACGACGCGGCGGGCAATCTGGTCAAAAGCCAGGAACTCGCCAGCCAGCTGACCAGCAAGCGGGTGTATGACGGGCTGGGGCGAGCGGTTGCGGATTTCACAGGTTACAGCACGGTTAGCGCCAGCTATGCTGAAGCGACCAGCATCGACGACGAAATTGTGCTGGAACAGCTTGAGACGTTGTACAACGACGCCGGCCATGTCCTGCAGGTGACCCGGTATGCCCGTCACCACGACGACACCTCGAGCACAGGTGCCCTGAGCACCGGCAACGCGCGTCGAAGCTATCAGGCCTTCTGGTACGATGGCGGCGGAAGACGGGTCGCGATGGCGAACTACGGCACGAACGGCGGCTCGGGCCTGACGCGGCCCGCAACGGCCCCTGCGCCGTCGGACGACGTGCTCGTGAGCACCTTTGAGTACGATGATGCGGGGCGGGAGCATCTCACGACCGATCCCGCC
This window contains:
- a CDS encoding type II secretion system protein, whose amino-acid sequence is MPKAPRYICKHAFTLIELLVVISIIAILIAILLPALSSARDSARTISCASNLRQIGLAFMMYRDDHDDYLPWTYSPGGIVWATGHLGPYVGLQPPRNTDEANEYGRQGVFECPEDPTDFNSIYSQYDLRATFQPSYGMNQRLAGRDVSQRPETPNHLLVADSGHTWENGGSSYLLRNDSSLFHVYPRHGSQRVANLLWVGGHVTTRSDVPEINASGSRIWSYYNRNNDPAFD
- a CDS encoding ROK family protein, with translation MATFPDIMQGHGSQQAIATLIYREGPISQPELGKRVRLSRAAVNKTISVLRDNRLVHTVGTRRPTRGRPADVLEVDRSTNLVGVMTLDPSDSSTKASLMRMDGVGIWDRTVPHDRTIDNESLLEVFSSAAKEMLDVATGKGLHLRAVTLVLPGGIHPVDGSLETCVHFPNIANLPVERTVRKITNCHVSSIADMQALCAGIIAAQEKPQRVAILIWGGGITWSPASPAEPYGQMLSHWRGFGHIQVVRDGRPCYCGGRGCIEAEVGGWALLKQLQAMQPEFADIDLPGLREQAKAGNPVVRKVLVEAAERFGEYFHYLAQASNPDAILIQSGLGLPEEILLPAFRRGLEPWLHPSRRGTTEISVIDDFGQAAHRGAAWLASELFFNPKLIRRMRPVGSASTSKRTQSIRSGVREEQQRT
- a CDS encoding helix-turn-helix domain-containing protein, giving the protein MESAITQLRVAARDETEENDSSLAYLMRLAEAAGPLLINFEDLVGMTLDHPELRLPDEMRMHKGPLCQWAKEFLRTERGLLVCSTNKYIANRKALHRTDPLIGQCYLGLTDICQPLIYRQQVMGIFYYGSVVLAEHQQRLRERVIAECRRQHLDMDQALTALEQVPVLRLHELPLYEARLSKLCQIVATILDGLGLPADCYHSFGRAKEARVAFGGTPRLVVRAVRVINTYLDHPLTLVSIAKRLQCHPKYLGRVFQRSMGLSVADFLLKTRIERACNLLKIGRLDVTRVAYEVGFTDKSNFSRSFRKIMGMPPGQYRKQFKVDYTTQNAKQGVKQVPK
- a CDS encoding FAD-dependent oxidoreductase codes for the protein MSNAEAPNRTLREDLTTPIAEQAGVVVCGGGPAGAAAAIAAAQTQRHLGIIPNVRLIETHGQLGGVWTSGLLSWILDARNKTGLMQQIMQRVEACRVDLGGRPNRRRGGQLYDAEHMKLLLEEMCTEAGVRLLLHTRVVAAYQQNGKLTHIVTESKSGREAFAASCFIDCTGDGDLAAQAGCSYDFGRFDAKSSTPPACQPMTLMAMITGVDRDAIRPFYDRQQYTKLEVKQAMRAEFDRAGVNPSYSHPTLFEVYPDLFALMTNHEYDRDPRNAQAVTNATIAARREIYELTKALRGLGDPWRDLRVVVTAAQIGIRESRRPAGLYRICLDDLAVGRRHDDAVCECSFPIDVHATSNKGDRSVEASPVSKTLPYDIPFRALVARDVDGLLMAGRCISGDFYAHSSYRVTGNAVPMGEAAGCAAALASVRGCSVRDLDYVAEVRPIQQSLFNASHVADDRDRRRTAMTV
- a CDS encoding PEP-CTERM sorting domain-containing protein — translated: MKLQVTQRLFPRAITLAGLGFAVVGSVFGTAAHADVIVSSDLTYLTTSRAEMTAVDDNVTVSEYTAHGNTAFSTSRTHFIRVDTAGNAARLATISDSVDNDLYGEFEITVDSGWQMNLSSLDIGMQLSRGADTESFTVHLRSSLDNFAEDIAATTLGGDGSVNVVNGSGSFDLSDAAFQALTDSVTFRMYMVTDIGSRTDGSQYVRIMPDVVLNGTVVPEPGTLGLAALGSVFVLGRCRRVRTA
- a CDS encoding type II secretion system protein yields the protein MPSNWRRRRAFTLIELLVVISIIAILIALLLPALSSARNTARGAVCLSNIRQLGTIFHHYALDSDGYLPRRVWQDMPSVSTGYTWPAELWARGYVVDVRTYSCPEMESLGARADFERQRGWLGNREATASVMSQDFWRESHYGYNVRNLGSNFRNNPNSGWTGPSARLEEIRSSSKTLLLADSVNPFRFYGENRLFGAYDLIDTFGTTRHSGGLHARHASSVNIQWADGHATSVNTDPFNPYQTLGDASLSSDTIWAR